One Desulfobulbus oligotrophicus DNA segment encodes these proteins:
- a CDS encoding GspH/FimT family pseudopilin, which translates to MKQSTSRGFTLVELMVTMAIIGILSAIAIPNMIGWRTERMLRGAINNLQADMQLARMRAIREGEVVAVLFESATRSYRIFVDKNNNWLVDADEPELRHVTLPTNVTISKCTFASNRTRFRPNGMPSVIGTVTLKNKAGELALVVNRVGRLRTE; encoded by the coding sequence ATGAAACAGTCAACCAGCCGGGGCTTCACCCTGGTGGAGCTCATGGTGACCATGGCCATCATCGGCATTCTGAGTGCCATTGCCATCCCCAACATGATCGGTTGGCGGACCGAACGGATGTTGCGCGGTGCGATCAACAACCTCCAGGCCGATATGCAGCTGGCACGAATGCGGGCTATCCGGGAAGGCGAGGTGGTGGCGGTGCTCTTTGAATCGGCTACCCGTTCGTACCGGATCTTTGTGGACAAGAACAATAACTGGCTTGTGGATGCAGATGAACCGGAGCTGCGGCATGTGACATTGCCGACCAATGTGACAATATCCAAGTGTACCTTTGCCTCGAACCGTACCCGGTTTAGGCCGAACGGCATGCCGTCGGTGATCGGCACTGTTACGCTGAAGAACAAGGCCGGTGAACTTGCTCTTGTTGTCAACCGTGTGGGGAGGTTGCGTACAGAGTAG